In Planctomycetota bacterium, the following proteins share a genomic window:
- a CDS encoding DUF4058 family protein, with translation MPSPFPGMDPYLENPRIWREVHHLLIGNIKIQLLPSLPDPYYAVLEEDLYIHEPPAEDRLFARADDAIILTDEPGGRSVETTAVSSKASLTMRIPVIDPELPERLQNIEIRTASNDRVITVIELVSRTNKLGGRRQFIEKRLNLLSAGVNLLQIDLLRVGETLLPQESPPHDYSAMLTRGYEPTADVWMWTLRDKLPILPVPLANDDPDIVLDLRAALDITYDASRYSPRIYRHAPDPPLAEDLVDWADALVPSAS, from the coding sequence ATGCCCTCGCCCTTCCCCGGCATGGATCCGTACTTGGAGAACCCGCGGATCTGGCGGGAGGTTCACCACCTGCTCATCGGCAACATCAAGATCCAGTTGTTGCCTTCGCTGCCCGACCCGTACTACGCGGTTCTCGAAGAAGACCTCTACATCCACGAACCGCCCGCCGAGGATCGACTGTTCGCAAGAGCAGACGATGCCATCATCCTGACCGACGAGCCGGGCGGCCGATCCGTCGAGACGACGGCGGTGTCGTCCAAGGCGTCGCTGACGATGCGCATTCCAGTCATCGACCCCGAACTGCCGGAACGCCTTCAGAACATTGAAATCCGCACGGCCAGCAACGACCGCGTTATCACGGTGATCGAACTGGTGAGCCGCACCAACAAGCTCGGCGGCCGGCGGCAGTTCATCGAAAAGCGACTCAACCTCCTTTCGGCGGGCGTCAACCTGCTTCAGATCGATCTTCTCCGCGTCGGCGAAACCCTATTGCCGCAGGAGTCGCCGCCGCACGACTACAGCGCGATGTTGACGCGAGGCTACGAACCGACCGCCGACGTCTGGATGTGGACGCTGCGTGACAAGCTGCCGATTCTGCCGGTGCCGTTGGCGAACGACGACCCGGACATCGTCCTCGACCTGCGGGCGGCCCTGGACATCACCTACGACGCCAGCCGCTACAGCCCGCGCATCTACCGCCACGCCCCTGACCCGCCGCTGGCGGAGGACCTCGTCGACTGGGCCGATGCGCTCGTGCCATCGGCGAGTTGA
- the hisG gene encoding ATP phosphoribosyltransferase, with amino-acid sequence MDGHLLRRIGICAAIVEMLPALKSPTVNETHDGGYAVEVIIDEHLERDLIPQLKRHGATEIFSYPLNKVIP; translated from the coding sequence GTGGATGGCCATTTACTCAGGCGGATCGGAATCTGCGCCGCCATTGTCGAGATGCTCCCCGCCCTTAAGAGCCCCACCGTCAACGAAACCCACGACGGCGGCTACGCGGTCGAGGTCATCATCGACGAACACCTGGAGCGAGACCTGATCCCGCAACTCAAACGCCATGGGGCGACCGAGATCTTCAGCTACCCGCTGAACAAGGTGATCCCGTAG